Proteins encoded in a region of the Solanum dulcamara chromosome 9, daSolDulc1.2, whole genome shotgun sequence genome:
- the LOC129903039 gene encoding 7-deoxyloganetin glucosyltransferase-like: MCSISAENLDKPHAVCIPYPAQGHITPMLKLAKILHHKGFHITFVNTEYNHKRLLKSRGPDGLNGLPSFRFETIPDGLPPCDPDATQDISSLCKSTTTTCLGPFKELLAKLNATYNVPPVSCIVSDGSMSFTLSAAQDLGIPQVLFWTPSACGLLCYMHYRDLVEKGYTPLKDESYLTNGYLETTFDWIPGMEGICLRDFPSFIRTTNPEEYMIKFIIQETERSKNASAIIINTFEPLEKEVVESLQKLLPPIYAIGPLNLLLEHVVDDKNLGSNLWKEETKCLDWLDSKNSNSVVYVNFGSITTMTANQFIEFAWGLANSHMDFLWIIRPDIVSGEKAILPSEFVEETKERGMLTGWCPQEQVLSHPAIGGFLTHSGWNSTLESISNGVPMICWPFFSEQLTNCWFCCSRWGIGLEIDNNVKRDEVESLVRELMTGEKGKEMKKKAMEWKKLAEEAVKKTTGSSYVNIDKLINEILLSSETIKQ; the protein is encoded by the exons atgtgTTCCATTAGTGCTGAAAATTTAGACAAACCTCATGCAGTTTGCATACCATACCCTGCTCAAGGCCACATTACCCCAATGCTAAAGTTGGCTAAAATCCTGCATCACAAAGGCTTTCATATCACCTTTGTCAACACTGAATACAACCATAAGCGTCTCCTCAAGTCTCGAGGCCCCGATGGCCTCAATGGGTTGCCATCTTTTCGATTCGAGACCATTCCTGATGGCCTCCCACCGTGTGACCCTGATGCCACCCAAGACATTTCTTCTCTTTGTAAATCTACAACCACTACTTGTTTAGGTCCTTTCAAAGAGTTGCTCGCAAAGCTTAACGCTACTTATAACGTGCCACCCGTCTCGTGCATCGTTTCTGATGGTTCAATGAGCTTCACTCTCTCTGCTGCTCAGGATTTGGGCATCCCTCAAGTTCTCTTTTGGACTCCAAGTGCTTGTGGTTTATTATGTTACATGCATTATCGCGATCTTGTTGAGAAAGGATACACTCCACTTAAAG ATGAAAGTTACTTGACAAATGGATATTTGGAGACAACTTTTGATTGGATACCAGGCATGGAAGGAATATGTTTGAGGGATTTTCCAAGTTTCATTAGAACTACAAATCCAGAAGAATACATGATCAAATTCATCATCCAAGAAACAGAGAGATCAAAAAATGCTTCTGCTATTATTATCAATACATTTGAGCCATTGGAGAAAGAAGTTGTTGAATCACTTCAAAAACTTCTTCCTCCAATTTACGCCATTGGTCCCTTGAATCTTCTCTTGGAGCACGTAGTCGATGACAAGAACTTGGGATCGAATCTATGGAAAGAAGAAACCAAGTGTCTAGACTGGCTTGATTCCAAGAATTCAAATTCTGTTGTCTATGTCAATTTTGGAAGCATCACTACAATGACCGCGAACCAATTTATTGAATTCGCCTGGGGACTTGCCAATAGTCACATGGATTTTTTGTGGATCATAAGGCCTGATATTGTATCAGGGGAAAAAGCAATTCTTCCATCCGAATTCGTGGAAGAAACTAAAGAAAGAGGGATGTTGACAGGATGGTGCCCGCAAGAACAAGTCCTTAGCCACCCTGCTATTGGAGGATTCTTGACTCACAGTGGATGGAATTCGACACTCGAAAGCATTAGCAATGGGGTACCAATGATATGTTGGCCGTTCTTCTCAGAACAACTAACAAATTGTTGGTTTTGTTGCAGTCGATGGGGAATCGGATTGGAGATTGACAATAATGTGAAGAGGGACGAAGTTGAAAGTCTCGTGAGAGAATTGATGACAGGGGAGAAAGGCAAAGAGATGAAGAAAAAGGCAATGGAGTGGAAGAAATTGGCTGAAGAAGCTGTTAAAAAGACAACAGGATCATCTTATGTGAACATAGACAAATTGATTAATGAAATTCTACTCTCCTCCGAAACCATTAAGCAATAG
- the LOC129902555 gene encoding 7-deoxyloganetin glucosyltransferase-like, producing MSSTGPELDKPHAVCIPYPAQGHVSAMLKLAKILSHKGFHITFVYTEYNHRRLLKSRGPDSLKGLPYFRFETIPDGLPPCDADSTQDIPPLCESTTTTCLGPFKELLTKLNDTCSSNVPPVSCIFSDGCMSFILDAAQDLGIPPVFFWTYAACGTLGYMHYCNLVDKGYIPLKDESCLTNGYLETTLDWIPGMKDVRLRDLPSFLRTANPDDYMIKFTLQEAERSKQYASAIVVNTFEALEKEVLESLQTLVPPVYVIGPLHLLLKHVDDENLMDLGSNLWKEEPKCLEWLDSKKPNSVVYVNFGSITVMTLNHLIEFAWGLANSQLDFLWIIRPDIVLGEQAVLPPEFMEETKERGRLVSWCQQEQVLNHPAIGGFLTHSGWNSTLESISSGVPMICWPFFAEQPTNCWFCCTKLGIGMEINNNVKRDEVEALVRELMTGEKGKEMKKRALEWKKLAEEAVKKPAGSSYVNIDKLINEILLSPKH from the exons ATGTCTTCCACTGGTCCTGAACTTGATAAGCCTCATGCAGTTTGCATACCATACCCTGCCCAAGGCCACGTTAGTGCAATGTTAAAATTAGCCAAAATCCTCAGTCACAAAGGTTTTCACATCACTTTTGTCTACACTGAATACAATCATAGGCGTCTTCTTAAGTCTCGTGGCCCTGATTCCCTCAAAGGCTTGCCATATTTTCGATTCGAGACCATTCCTGATGGTCTCCCACCATGTGATGCTGATTCAACTCAAGATATTCCTCCTCTGTGTGAATCCACCACCACTACTTGTTTAGGTCCTTTCAAGGAATTGCTAACGAAGCTCAACGACACTTGTTCATCTAACGTGCCACCTGTCTCGTGCATATTCTCCGATGGATGTATGAGCTTCATTCTAGATGCTGCTCAAGATTTGGGCATTCCTCCAGTTTTCTTTTGGACCTACGCTGCTTGTGGGACTTTAGGCTACATGCATTACTGCAACCTTGTCGATAAAGGATACATTCCACTTAAAG ATGAAAGTTGCTTGACAAATGGTTACTTAGAGACGACTTTGGATTGGATACCAGGCATGAAAGATGTACGTTTAAGGGATCTTCCAAGTTTCCTTAGGACTGCAAATCCAGACGATTACATGATTAAATTTACCTTACAAGAAGCAGAGAGATCGAAACAATATGCTTCCGCTATTGTTGTCAATACATTTGAGGCATTAGAGAAGGAAGTTCTTGAATCACTTCAAACACTTGTTCCTCCTGTGTACGTAATTGGACCTTTGCATTTGCTTCTGAAACATGTTGACGACGAGAATTTGATGGATTTGGGATCCAATCTTTGGAAAGAAGAACCAAAGTGTCTTGAATGGTTGGATTCTAAGAAACCAAATTCTGTTGTTTATGTTAATTTCGGAAGCATTACTGTTATGACTCTCAACCATCTTATCGAATTTGCCTGGGGACTTGCCAATAGTCAGCTGGATTTTTTGTGGATTATAAGGCCTGATATTGTATTAGGAGAACAAGCGGTTCTTCCACCCGAATTCATGGAGGAAACTAAAGAAAGAGGGAGGCTAGTAAGTTGGTGCCAACAAGAACAAGTCCTTAACCACCCTGCAATTGGAGGGTTCTTGACTCATAGTGGATGGAATTCGACCCTTGAAAGTATTAGCAGTGGGGTGCCAATGATTTGCTGGCCATTCTTCGCAGAGCAGCCGACTAACTGTTGGTTTTGTTGCACCAAGTTGGGGATTGGAATGGAGATTAACAATAATGTGAAGAGGGACGAAGTTGAAGCCCTTGTAAGAGAGCTGATGACCGGGGAGAAAGGCAAAGAGATGAAGAAAAGGGCCTTGGAATGGAAGAAGTTGGCTGAAGAAGCTGTTAAAAAACCAGCAGGATCATCTTATGTGAACATAGACAAATTGATCAACGAAATTCTCCTCTCTCCTAAACACTAG
- the LOC129902554 gene encoding 7-deoxyloganetin glucosyltransferase-like isoform X2 codes for MKQTEESKLSKPHAVCIPFPAQGHINPMLKLAKLLHIRGFNITFVNTDFNHRRLLKSRGPNSLDGLPSFRFESIPDGLPPSNEDATQDVTSLCEACKKSCLVPFRELVTRLNDNSNFPSITCIVSDTAMSFTQQVCEELGVPNVGFWTASGCSLWAFTQYPKLVEQDESYLDTIIDWIPGMEGIRLKHLPSFIRARVDEPSYIMMKYVMEEIVDKIPKFSALILNTFDMLENDVLQQMATKFPVVNYPIGPLHRLMLNNTTQDEDLKSIGSNLWKEDTHCLEWLDTKQPNSVVYVNFGSITVLSIEQVIEFAWGLANSKMNFLWIVRSDLVMGDSAMLPHEFLAETKERGLLVGWSPQEQVLSHPSIGGFLTHCGWNSIFESISFGVPMLCWPFFADQQTNCWFNRNRWGVGMEIDSNVKRDVIEELVRELMIGEKGKEMKQNALKWKKLAEKAINSSNGSSSMNFEKLVSHVLLGNALSL; via the exons ATGAAGCAGACAGAGGAATCCAAATTGTCCAAGCCACATGCAGTATGCATTCCATTTCCAGCACAAGGCCATATTAACCCTATGCTCAAACTAGCCAAACTCCTCCATATACGAGGCTTTAATATCACCTTCGTTAACACGGATTTCAATCACCGGCGATTGCTCAAATCGCGGGGTCCCAATTCCCTCGATGGCCTACCTTCCTTTCGTTTCGAGTCCATTCCTGATGGACTCCCTCCCTCTAACGAGGATGCCACACAAGACGTTACGTCTTTGTGTGAGGCATGTAAGAAGTCGTGTTTGGTTCCTTTTAGAGAACTCGTCACGAGACTAAATGATAATTCCAATTTCCCTTCTATTACTTGCATAGTTTCTGATACTGCTATGAGCTTCACTCAGCAAGTTTGCGAGGAATTGGGTGTTCCCAATGTTGGCTTTTGGACTGCTAGTGGTTGTTCTTTGTGGGCTTTCACACAATATCCTAAACTTGTGGAGCAAG ATGAAAGTTATTTAGACACGATAATAGATTGGATACCGGGCATGGAAGGCATCCGTCTAAAACACTTGCCAAGCTTCATCAGAGCCAGAGTGGATGAACCAAGCTATATTATGATGAAATATGTAATGGAAGAAATCGTGGACAAAATTCCCAAATTCTCTGCACTAATTTTGAACACATTCGACATGCTAGAGAATGACGTTTTGCAACAAATGGCAACGAAGTTCCCTGTAGTTAATTATCCTATTGGACCCTTACATCGCCTTATGTTGAATAATACAACTCAAGACGAAGACTTGAAATCAATCGGTTCAAATCTGTGGAAAGAAGATACTCACTGTCTCGAATGGCTGGACACAAAGCAACCAAATTCTGTTGTTTATGTGAATTTCGGAAGTATTACAGTGCTGAGCATTGAGCAGGTAATTGAATTTGCGTGGGGACTTGCTAATAGCAAGATGAATTTCTTGTGGATCGTCAGATCCGATTTAGTCATGGGTGATTCAGCCATGTTACCACATGAATTTCTCGCGGAGACTAAGGAAAGAGGTTTATTAGTTGGTTGGTCTCCTCAAGAACAAGTTTTAAGTCATCCATCAATCGGAGGATTCTTAACTCACTGTGGATGGAATTCGATTTTCGAAAGCATATCATTTGGTGTGCCAATGTTGTGTTGGCCTTTCTTTGCGGATCAACAAACAAATTGTTGGTTTAATCGTAACCGTTGGGGTGTCGGAATGGAAATTGATAGCAATGTGAAGAGGGATGTAATTGAGGAACTTGTGAGAGAGCTGATGATTGGAGAAAAGGGTAAAGAGATGAAACAAAATGCATTGAAGTGGAAAAAATTAGCCGAAAAAGCTATCAATTCTTCAAATGGATCATCTTCTATGAATTTTGAGAAGTTGGTTAGCCATGTACTATTAGGAAACGCTCTTTCACTTTAA
- the LOC129902554 gene encoding 7-deoxyloganetin glucosyltransferase-like isoform X1 produces the protein MKQTEESKLSKPHAVCIPFPAQGHINPMLKLAKLLHIRGFNITFVNTDFNHRRLLKSRGPNSLDGLPSFRFESIPDGLPPSNEDATQDVTSLCEACKKSCLVPFRELVTRLNDNSNFPSITCIVSDTAMSFTQQVCEELGVPNVGFWTASGCSLWAFTQYPKLVEQGYAPLKNESYLDTIIDWIPGMEGIRLKHLPSFIRARVDEPSYIMMKYVMEEIVDKIPKFSALILNTFDMLENDVLQQMATKFPVVNYPIGPLHRLMLNNTTQDEDLKSIGSNLWKEDTHCLEWLDTKQPNSVVYVNFGSITVLSIEQVIEFAWGLANSKMNFLWIVRSDLVMGDSAMLPHEFLAETKERGLLVGWSPQEQVLSHPSIGGFLTHCGWNSIFESISFGVPMLCWPFFADQQTNCWFNRNRWGVGMEIDSNVKRDVIEELVRELMIGEKGKEMKQNALKWKKLAEKAINSSNGSSSMNFEKLVSHVLLGNALSL, from the exons ATGAAGCAGACAGAGGAATCCAAATTGTCCAAGCCACATGCAGTATGCATTCCATTTCCAGCACAAGGCCATATTAACCCTATGCTCAAACTAGCCAAACTCCTCCATATACGAGGCTTTAATATCACCTTCGTTAACACGGATTTCAATCACCGGCGATTGCTCAAATCGCGGGGTCCCAATTCCCTCGATGGCCTACCTTCCTTTCGTTTCGAGTCCATTCCTGATGGACTCCCTCCCTCTAACGAGGATGCCACACAAGACGTTACGTCTTTGTGTGAGGCATGTAAGAAGTCGTGTTTGGTTCCTTTTAGAGAACTCGTCACGAGACTAAATGATAATTCCAATTTCCCTTCTATTACTTGCATAGTTTCTGATACTGCTATGAGCTTCACTCAGCAAGTTTGCGAGGAATTGGGTGTTCCCAATGTTGGCTTTTGGACTGCTAGTGGTTGTTCTTTGTGGGCTTTCACACAATATCCTAAACTTGTGGAGCAAGGTTATGCTCCGCTAAAAA ATGAAAGTTATTTAGACACGATAATAGATTGGATACCGGGCATGGAAGGCATCCGTCTAAAACACTTGCCAAGCTTCATCAGAGCCAGAGTGGATGAACCAAGCTATATTATGATGAAATATGTAATGGAAGAAATCGTGGACAAAATTCCCAAATTCTCTGCACTAATTTTGAACACATTCGACATGCTAGAGAATGACGTTTTGCAACAAATGGCAACGAAGTTCCCTGTAGTTAATTATCCTATTGGACCCTTACATCGCCTTATGTTGAATAATACAACTCAAGACGAAGACTTGAAATCAATCGGTTCAAATCTGTGGAAAGAAGATACTCACTGTCTCGAATGGCTGGACACAAAGCAACCAAATTCTGTTGTTTATGTGAATTTCGGAAGTATTACAGTGCTGAGCATTGAGCAGGTAATTGAATTTGCGTGGGGACTTGCTAATAGCAAGATGAATTTCTTGTGGATCGTCAGATCCGATTTAGTCATGGGTGATTCAGCCATGTTACCACATGAATTTCTCGCGGAGACTAAGGAAAGAGGTTTATTAGTTGGTTGGTCTCCTCAAGAACAAGTTTTAAGTCATCCATCAATCGGAGGATTCTTAACTCACTGTGGATGGAATTCGATTTTCGAAAGCATATCATTTGGTGTGCCAATGTTGTGTTGGCCTTTCTTTGCGGATCAACAAACAAATTGTTGGTTTAATCGTAACCGTTGGGGTGTCGGAATGGAAATTGATAGCAATGTGAAGAGGGATGTAATTGAGGAACTTGTGAGAGAGCTGATGATTGGAGAAAAGGGTAAAGAGATGAAACAAAATGCATTGAAGTGGAAAAAATTAGCCGAAAAAGCTATCAATTCTTCAAATGGATCATCTTCTATGAATTTTGAGAAGTTGGTTAGCCATGTACTATTAGGAAACGCTCTTTCACTTTAA